From Pseudonocardia autotrophica, one genomic window encodes:
- a CDS encoding IclR family transcriptional regulator encodes MSAEVRDGDGPAQSGSLTLDRGLRLLELLANEDREMTVAELATSLGVHRQAVYRLLTTLRAHRLVAEGSSGRYRLGLGVMQLARQANPELRRATAPHLRRLAQELEVTAQCVVAEGDDAVALSVFEPPASVFHLSQHSGARHPLAQGASGLAILMARKPRTSDPDAVRDAREAGYAVSRGRLTAGAVGIAVPLFDGDGHSLDAAIGVVSMGDVDVEHVAGRLLDTARLIADGGI; translated from the coding sequence ATGAGCGCGGAGGTGCGGGACGGCGACGGGCCGGCACAGAGCGGTTCGCTGACCCTCGATCGTGGGCTGCGACTGCTGGAGCTGCTGGCGAACGAGGACCGCGAGATGACGGTCGCCGAGCTGGCGACCTCGCTCGGGGTGCACCGGCAGGCCGTCTACCGGCTGCTCACCACCTTGCGCGCGCACCGGCTGGTGGCCGAGGGCAGCTCCGGCCGGTACCGGCTGGGCCTGGGCGTGATGCAGCTGGCCCGGCAGGCCAATCCGGAGCTGCGCCGGGCGACGGCACCGCATCTGCGCCGGCTCGCGCAGGAGCTGGAGGTCACCGCGCAGTGTGTCGTCGCCGAGGGCGACGACGCGGTCGCGCTGTCCGTCTTCGAGCCGCCCGCCTCGGTCTTCCACCTGTCCCAGCACAGCGGTGCCCGGCATCCGCTGGCCCAGGGCGCGAGCGGCCTGGCGATCCTGATGGCCCGCAAGCCGCGGACCTCGGATCCGGACGCCGTGCGGGACGCCAGGGAGGCCGGTTACGCGGTCTCCCGCGGGCGGCTCACCGCGGGAGCGGTGGGGATCGCGGTCCCTCTGTTCGACGGGGACGGGCACTCCCTCGACGCCGCCATCGGCGTCGTCTCGATGGGCGACGTGGACGTCGAGCACGTCGCCGGCCGGTTGCTGGACACCGCCCGGCTGATCGCCGACGGCGGCATCTGA
- a CDS encoding ABC transporter permease codes for MNSRMVIRRIGGGLLVLWLVSLLTFLMVQLIPGDPAEVIAGDNASVADVDRIRAQLGLDRPVYEQYLSWLGGVLQGDLGNSLFTNQPVTQAILDVAPPTLALTLTAIILALLLGVGAGVIAGLRQGSWIDRAVSTLATLGIAMPSFWVAMLLVSVFALTLRWLPATTYVPLDRGFGTWLSHILIPATALGLATAAELARHTRGCVADVLARPYIRTARARGASTPHLIGRHVLRNAAIPVVTVLGLQTSRLIGGTIVIEAVVGISGLGSLAVNSVLQRDYPVIQGYVLFCALVVVVVNLVVDLAYGWINPKVRAA; via the coding sequence ATGAACTCACGGATGGTCATCCGCCGGATCGGTGGAGGCCTACTCGTTCTCTGGCTCGTCTCACTGCTGACCTTCCTGATGGTCCAGCTGATCCCCGGAGACCCGGCAGAGGTGATCGCGGGCGACAACGCCTCGGTCGCCGACGTCGACCGGATCCGCGCACAGCTGGGCCTGGACCGTCCGGTGTACGAGCAGTACCTGTCCTGGCTCGGCGGAGTCCTGCAAGGGGACCTCGGCAACTCGCTGTTCACCAACCAGCCCGTCACCCAGGCGATCCTCGACGTGGCACCGCCGACCCTGGCCCTCACGCTCACCGCGATCATCCTGGCCCTGCTGCTCGGTGTCGGCGCCGGCGTGATCGCCGGTCTGCGCCAGGGCAGCTGGATCGACCGCGCGGTCTCCACCCTGGCGACCCTCGGTATCGCGATGCCCAGCTTCTGGGTGGCGATGCTGCTGGTGTCGGTCTTCGCGCTGACCCTGCGATGGCTGCCCGCCACCACCTACGTCCCGCTCGACCGGGGCTTCGGCACCTGGCTCTCGCACATCCTGATCCCGGCGACCGCGCTCGGTCTGGCCACCGCCGCCGAGCTGGCCCGGCACACCCGCGGCTGCGTCGCGGACGTCCTCGCGCGGCCCTACATCCGCACCGCCCGGGCCCGCGGGGCCTCGACGCCGCACCTGATCGGCAGGCACGTCCTGCGCAACGCGGCGATCCCGGTGGTCACCGTGCTCGGCCTGCAGACCAGCCGGCTGATCGGCGGCACGATCGTGATCGAGGCCGTGGTCGGCATCTCCGGTCTCGGCTCGCTGGCGGTCAACTCGGTCCTGCAACGCGACTACCCGGTGATCCAGGGCTACGTGCTGTTCTGCGCGCTGGTCGTGGTGGTCGTGAACCTCGTCGTCGACCTGGCCTACGGCTGGATCAACCCGAAGGTGAGAGCCGCATGA
- a CDS encoding ABC transporter permease, protein MNPPPEPRTMEPAGQPAARVDPAATPPPRSPRRRNRVLRAVVGRPASAASVGVVALLVVLAIIGPLVAPHDPDAQNLANRFADPSWTHLFGTDDFGRDVLSRIITASRITIIAPLISVGIAVAIGLPLGLLAAIRGGWVDAVTGRLADTVLALPALVGALAIVAVLGPGLVNTMIAVGIIFTPTMFRIVRGAALAVTEETFVQSATAIGSSQRRILAVHVLPNIAAPVMVQVTILMGVALLVEASLSFLGLGVQPPDASWGSMLKAAYASQFDAPYAVIPPGVAMVLTVLSFNTIGDAIRDAVGIRRRM, encoded by the coding sequence ATGAATCCTCCCCCCGAGCCTCGGACGATGGAGCCGGCCGGGCAGCCGGCCGCCCGGGTGGATCCCGCTGCGACCCCGCCGCCGCGCAGCCCGAGGCGCCGGAACCGGGTGCTGCGCGCCGTGGTCGGGCGACCGGCGAGCGCCGCCTCGGTCGGCGTCGTCGCGCTGCTGGTCGTACTCGCGATCATCGGGCCGCTCGTCGCCCCGCACGACCCGGACGCCCAGAACCTGGCCAACCGGTTCGCCGACCCGAGCTGGACCCACCTGTTCGGAACCGACGACTTCGGCCGCGACGTGCTCAGCCGGATCATCACCGCGTCCCGGATCACCATCATCGCCCCGCTGATCTCGGTCGGGATCGCGGTCGCGATCGGGCTGCCGCTGGGCCTGCTGGCGGCGATCCGCGGTGGCTGGGTGGACGCCGTCACCGGGCGGCTCGCCGACACCGTGCTGGCGCTGCCCGCGCTGGTGGGTGCGCTGGCGATCGTCGCGGTGCTCGGGCCGGGCCTGGTCAACACCATGATCGCGGTCGGGATCATCTTCACCCCGACGATGTTCCGGATCGTCCGCGGCGCCGCACTCGCGGTGACCGAGGAGACCTTCGTGCAGTCGGCGACGGCGATCGGATCCTCGCAACGCCGGATCCTGGCCGTCCACGTGCTGCCGAACATCGCGGCGCCGGTCATGGTCCAGGTGACCATCCTGATGGGGGTGGCACTGCTCGTCGAGGCGAGCCTGAGCTTCCTCGGGCTCGGCGTACAGCCCCCGGACGCGAGCTGGGGATCGATGCTCAAGGCGGCCTACGCCAGCCAGTTCGACGCGCCCTACGCGGTCATCCCGCCCGGCGTGGCGATGGTGCTGACCGTGCTGTCGTTCAACACGATCGGCGACGCGATCCGCGACGCCGTCGGGATCCGGAGGCGGATGTGA
- a CDS encoding ABC transporter ATP-binding protein, whose amino-acid sequence MTAPSRPAGEPLLSVRGLTIDLPGEPGQRGLVEDVTFDVHRGRSLALIGESGCGKSLTSMAVLRLLPPGLPVRSGSVHFDGVDLLRCRERELRSVRGGPVGIVFQEPMSSLNPTMTVGDQIAEARRLHLGESRRTAHLRAAELLDRVGIPNAAQRVRSYPHELSGGMQQRVMIAGAIACDPRLVIADEPTTALDVTIQAEILQLLRDLQRDMDLAVLLVTHDLGVVADFCDDVVVMYAGHVVERTSIDGLFYDPQHPYSSALLAAVPQSGSPRTRLNVIPGRVPPAGRFPDGCRFRPRCGHGLPEQCALPQVDTELEHGHRTRCGRVSGGELTLEGVARV is encoded by the coding sequence GTGACCGCACCATCGCGCCCGGCCGGGGAACCACTGCTCTCGGTCCGCGGCCTGACCATCGACCTGCCCGGCGAGCCCGGCCAGCGCGGACTCGTCGAGGACGTCACGTTCGACGTGCACCGGGGACGTTCGCTGGCCCTGATCGGCGAGTCCGGGTGCGGCAAGAGCCTGACCTCGATGGCCGTGCTGCGGCTGCTGCCGCCCGGGCTGCCGGTCCGGTCCGGCTCGGTCCACTTCGACGGCGTCGACCTGCTGCGGTGCCGCGAGCGCGAGCTGCGCTCGGTGCGCGGCGGGCCGGTCGGCATCGTCTTCCAGGAACCGATGAGCAGCCTCAACCCGACCATGACGGTCGGTGACCAGATCGCCGAGGCCCGCCGGCTACACCTGGGCGAGAGCCGGCGGACCGCGCACCTGCGCGCGGCGGAGCTGCTGGACCGGGTCGGCATCCCGAACGCCGCGCAGCGGGTCCGTTCCTACCCGCACGAGCTCAGCGGCGGGATGCAGCAGCGGGTGATGATCGCCGGCGCGATCGCCTGCGACCCGAGGCTGGTGATCGCCGACGAGCCGACCACCGCACTGGACGTGACGATCCAGGCGGAGATCCTGCAGCTGCTGCGCGACCTGCAGCGGGACATGGACCTGGCGGTGCTGCTGGTCACCCACGATCTCGGTGTCGTCGCCGACTTCTGCGACGACGTCGTCGTGATGTACGCCGGCCACGTCGTCGAGCGGACCTCGATCGACGGGCTGTTCTACGACCCGCAGCATCCGTACTCGAGCGCGTTGCTGGCGGCCGTCCCGCAGTCCGGCAGTCCGCGCACCCGGCTGAACGTGATTCCCGGCCGGGTCCCGCCGGCGGGCCGGTTCCCGGACGGCTGCCGGTTCCGCCCGCGCTGCGGGCACGGCCTGCCCGAGCAGTGCGCGCTGCCGCAGGTCGACACCGAGCTGGAGCACGGTCACCGCACCCGGTGCGGGCGGGTCTCGGGTGGCGAACTGACTCTGGAAGGGGTGGCCCGTGTCTGA
- a CDS encoding ABC transporter ATP-binding protein, producing MSDPTSPDPAVVVRASGLVKSFPLTRTLFGRPLRSVHAVDGVDLTVRAGTTLGLVGESGSGKTTVGRLIARLAEPDTGTVEVCGRDVTRVRGAELKELRSRLQFIFQDPYGALDPTKTVGHAVTEPLVVHGRISGSEALDAAGPLLERVTLDPEFAHRRPDELSGGQRQRVCIARALALGPEVLVADEPTSALDLSTRSEILNLLLDIQQHSGQAVLLVSHDFATVRHLAHRIAVMYFGRIVEEGTAQEIAEDPRHPYTRALLSAVPVPNPQLQRSRRRTVLQGDLPDPASPPSGCRFRSRCPVAMDACAADDPPLLELSPTRRVACLRHQPSSPAPAGIDAAGPVETLR from the coding sequence GTGTCTGATCCGACGAGCCCGGATCCGGCGGTGGTCGTCCGGGCCTCCGGCCTGGTGAAGAGCTTCCCGCTGACCCGGACCCTGTTCGGCCGGCCGTTGCGGTCGGTGCACGCGGTGGACGGCGTCGATCTCACGGTGCGGGCCGGGACGACCCTCGGCCTGGTCGGTGAGTCGGGCTCCGGCAAGACGACGGTCGGCAGATTGATCGCCCGGCTCGCCGAACCGGACACCGGCACCGTGGAGGTCTGCGGCCGCGACGTCACCCGGGTACGTGGCGCGGAGCTGAAGGAGCTCCGTTCCCGGCTCCAGTTCATCTTCCAGGACCCGTACGGCGCGCTGGACCCGACGAAGACCGTCGGGCACGCGGTCACCGAACCCCTGGTGGTGCACGGCCGGATCAGCGGCTCCGAGGCCCTCGACGCCGCGGGCCCGCTGTTGGAACGGGTCACCCTGGATCCCGAGTTCGCCCACCGGCGCCCGGACGAGCTCTCCGGCGGGCAGCGCCAGCGGGTGTGCATCGCCCGCGCGCTGGCGCTGGGTCCCGAGGTGCTGGTCGCCGACGAGCCGACCTCCGCACTCGACCTGTCCACCCGGTCGGAGATCCTCAATCTGCTGCTCGACATCCAGCAGCACAGCGGCCAGGCGGTGCTGCTGGTCTCGCACGACTTCGCCACCGTCCGGCACCTCGCCCACCGGATCGCGGTGATGTACTTCGGCCGGATCGTCGAGGAGGGCACCGCCCAGGAGATCGCCGAGGACCCCCGGCACCCGTACACCAGGGCGCTGCTCTCGGCCGTGCCGGTGCCGAACCCGCAGCTGCAGCGGTCCCGGCGGCGCACCGTGCTGCAGGGCGACCTGCCGGACCCGGCGTCGCCGCCGTCCGGGTGCCGCTTCCGCAGCCGGTGCCCGGTCGCGATGGACGCGTGTGCGGCCGACGATCCTCCGCTGCTGGAGCTGTCGCCGACCCGGCGCGTCGCCTGCCTGCGGCACCAGCCGTCGAGCCCGGCCCCGGCCGGCATCGACGCCGCCGGGCCGGTGGAGACCCTCCGATGA